The genomic stretch GAACGGTCGGTTTCAATCAGATGCAGGAGGTCCGGGAGTAGATGGTCCGATTTTTCATCGGTTTGGTCGTGGTGCCGGCGCTACTTGCTGCTGGGCTGGGGGGATTATGGATTTTGAATCAATTCGGCGTGGTACCGTATCAGCAGGTTGTCTTGCAGACGGTGGGTGGTATCGCGGGGATCAAGGATTTGGCCGACACCTACGAATTGGGCAAAAAACGCAGCGCGATATTGAAAAGCCGGGAGCAAGAGCTTCGGCAAAGACAGCAGCATTTGCAGACGCAAACGGCGCGGCTGGATGACGAACGTTCAATTTTTAAAACAACCCGGGACAAATGGGAAAAAGCTCATCCTGAGGCGACGGCTGAAGCCAGTCCCGCCGGCAGTGCCAAAGATTCGCAGAACATTCAAGCAGATCCCAAGGGAAAAGAGTTCCTCGTCACGATCGGCGGAATGAAGCCGCAGAAGGCAGCCGAGGTCATTCAAAAGTTGCCCGAAGAGACGGTTTATATGATCTTGGACGGTTTGGAAGCACGCCGGGTCGCCAAAATCATGGAGAATCTGCCGGCCGACTATTTGGCGAAATTAGCCCAAGAACGTTTGGATAAACACGGAAAACCTTAATTTTTTTATGGGAAATGCCGATACATAATTGGGAAAGGAGGTGAATCAATGCCAAATGTAACGTTTACTCCATCGCTTTTACCGGGTTTCACGGAAAATCCCGCGGTTCCTGCAACCAATCCAAGCACAGGCAGTTCGGCCGGGGAGGGAATCAAAGGCAACCTGTCGACGCAGAAATCGACCGGCTTGGCAGGCGCCCAGGATGCGCCCGACAGTTTTGGTCAAATCATGACCAATACCTTGACCAAAAAAAGCGCCAAGGTTGCCCCGGAGGCTGCGGGGGCAGGAAGCGAGCAACCGCTTAGCAATCAGGAAATCGCTATCATCGCCGCGTTAAACAACGCAATGGGAGTGCCTCTGCTTAACCCATCCGTTCAACCGGAAGAAACGCTTGGGGATGTAACAGAATCAGTCGCTTCGGTCGAGCTGGATGCGACCCTTCCAACCTGCCAGGTTTCCTCCCTTGAGCCGGTTTTTCCCGGAAACAGTCAGCAGGCCGCGACGTTTGCCAACTTAACCAGTCCGGTTTTGCCGGACGACCAGGGGCAGACAAGAGCGCTCCCGTCCTCTGAAACATTACCATTCTCTGACGTGGTTTCTCAACAACAGACGATGGTTATGTTCGACGAAACGGCTGCTCAAAACCTGAGCCAAGACGCTATCCCCTTACCAGAGGCGGAGGCCTTCATACCGGCGACCCCAGCTCCGACTTTATTGCCCGCGGAGATGGCAGCGGGAGTGGCACCGCTACAAAGTCCCACAACCGTCGTATCGTCAGCTCCCGCATTTATTCCATTGTCCGGGATTTCCGGAATGCTGAAAAACGCGGGGAAAATGGCTACCGCGGGGAAAGCGGAGGAGGCGTCGAGGGTTAAAACGACGACTGCCGAATCAGGGCCGTTTTTTGCAGAAATGGTGCAAGGCTCCGTGGAAACTCAGGCCGAATCGAGCGTTTCATGGGTTGGGTTTCAAGGGCAAGGCAAGAGCGCGGGCATGATCGGATTGAATCCGGTGAATTTGGGGATTTCATCCCAGCAGTCCGTTCAACTTTCATTGCAGACAACCCCGAATCCGACCGACGGGGCCAATTCCCGAGCGGACGCTCAAGAGACGGCGACAGTGGAAAAACCGCATATTATCGACCTTCCGGTACTCCAATCGCGATTCTCAATCCAAAAGTCAAACAGCAACAAGTCGGAAACCGAAGGGTTTCAGATGCCACTCTCCGCTCAACCGGCCGTGGTGCCTGAGCAAACCCATAAAGCCACTGCCGAAGCGACTCAGCAGGTAAGCCGCGAACCGGTATTCTCACAAATCATTGAACACGCCAGAGTCATGGTTGACAACGGCCAGAGCCAAATGGAGCTGACGCTCAAACCGGAACATCTCGGGAAACTCCAATTAAAAGTGGAGTTGGAAAACCATTTGATTACCGCGAAGTTTGTGGCTGAATCCGATCAAGTCAAGCAGATCATTGAAACCAATCTAGGCCAATTACGGGACTCTTTACAGCAGAACGGGGTCCGGGTGGATTCGTTGACAGTGGTCGTCGGCCGAGAGAGCGGTTCAAACGCTTTTGAACAATTCGCGGAACAGCAGCATCAACAACAGAATCCGGGTTATGAAGGCACTTATGCCCAGCGCGAGACGGACGATCCATCCTTCTCCGAAGCGCTTCAACCAGTTGTTGAGCTGGATTCGATGATTAACTTAATTGCTTAATAAAGAAAGGAGGTCCATCCATGGCAGTTTCACCAGTTAACGATTCGACCGGAGTAAGTTCAACCACAACGCGGAAAACCGGCGATAACTTGGGAAAAGACGATTTCTTAAACCTATTGGTGACCCAGTTGAGAAACCAAGATCCTTTGAATCCGATGGATGATAAGGATACGATCGCTCAGATGGCCCAGTTCTCCGCATTGGAACAGATGCAGAACCTGAATTCTGCTTTTGAGATGCAACAAGCGAGTGGAATGATTGACAAGGATATCAAAGCAGAGGTTCAAAACAAAAATGGCATCTCTGAGGTTGTCTATGGCAGAGTCACTTCGGTTCAAAAGACCGATGGTGTCCTCTATCTAAATTTGAGTGACGGTCGCCAAGTGAAATTGGATGAAGTTACTAAGGTTTTGGGGACAAACGGCGCATGGCAAGAAGCGTTAACCTTAGTCGGACATTCGGTTATCATGAGCATTAATAATGGTCAGGATTACGTCCAGGTGGATATCACCGACGCGAAGACTGATGATAACGGACTTATCCAATTGATTGGAAGTGATGGCAAGAAATATACCATGAATCAGGTCTATTACGTGTTGCCGGATCCTGAAGAGACGGAGTCGGGGAACTGATCATGAGTGAAAAGATCTTTATTCGTCCGCCGCAAATTGGCCCGGTGGGGTTGCCGGCGACCAGTCCCAAGAATTCACAGATCAGCACGGCCGGTCCGGATTTTGCAGCGGTATTTCAAGAGCAACTCGGTATTCAATCCGAACTGAAATTTTCGGCTCATGCTTTAAAAAGATTGGAAAGCCGCCAGATTGAGTTGAGCGCCAGCGATTTGAGCCGGATTCAAGACGCGGTGAATAAGGCGGAGAGTAAAGGAGCCAAAGAATCCTTGATCGTCATGGACCAAGCCGCGTTGGTGGTCAGTATTAAAAACCGCACTGTGATTACTGCTGTCGATGACAGTAACCTAAAGGATAATATCTTTACCAATATCGATAGCGCAATCGTTCTTAAATCCTGAGGCTGGCCCTTTGTACAAAGGAAGCCTCCGCCCACCGAATGACTGACGTGGGTTACAGAGATAAAAAGCAAATGGAGGGATAACCACAATGATGCGTTCCATGTATGCCGGTGTCTCCGGTCTGCAGAATCACCAGACGCGGATGGATGTCATCGGTAACAATATCGCCAATGTCAATACGATTGGCTTCAAAGCAGGCCGCGTGAATTTTGCGGATACGTTAAGCCAGATGTTGAGCGGCGCCTCCGCGGCTCAAGGGAACCGGGGCGGAATCAACGCGATGCAAGTCGGTTTGGGAGTGGGTCTGGCCAGCATCGATGTGCTCCAGACCCAAGGAAACCTGCAGAGCACCGGGAAACTCACCGATTTGGCGCTGCAAGGTGACGGCTTCTTTATGCTGACCGACGGCTCCCGGACCTATTACACCCGGGCCGGAAACTTCAACAAGGAAGAGGACGGGCGCCTGACCAACTCCGCCAATGGTTTTGTCGTCCAGGGCTGGCTGGCCGATAGCGCCGGAAATATCAACACCAACAGTTCGGTCGTTCCGATCCAATTGCCGATGGGACAGAGCATTCCGGCTTCGGCGACGACCAGCATCGAATTCGGCGGCAATCTGGATTCGGACACGAATGGCGAATTAAAGTATCCGCCAATAACCATTGATGACGGAGCCGGTCATACTTGCACGGTGCAGATCACGTTGACGGCCATCGGCTTCAATAAATTTCAGTATCAGATGACCGCCACCAATGGCGTAGTGGCAAATGGCAGCGGCACAATTACCTTGGATGAAAACGGAATGGTCGATAGCGCGACTCCGAGTCCCAGCACGATAACCGTTACTCCGAACGGCGGTACGGCTGTTGCCATCGCTGTACCAGACAGTACGAATACCATTCCCGGCGGACAATTTAGTTACACGGTGGGAGGTGTTACCAAAACTACGGATGCTGTCTATACCGCTCCGAAATCTTTCGTAACGCCCACGGATGTCTATGATTCGCTGGGTAATAAGCACGTGATTACTACCACTGCGGTCAAAGTGGCGGACAATGTTTGGAATTGGACTAGCACGGTCGATGGCGGGACGACACCCATCGGGAACGGGACCTTTACGTTTGACTTGCGCGGCAATTTGCTTTCCGCCACCGGAGGCCCTTTAACCTTTTCGCCGATGGGCGCAGCGCCGGTTACGATTACTCCGGATTTTTCCGATATCAGCCAACAAAAGCTGGCCGATTCCGCTCTCACCTCTCCCAAACAGGACGGATACCCGATGGGCGAACTCCAGAGCTTTAACATCGATCGTTACGGCCGGATCATCGGAGTCTTCTCCAACGGTTTATCCCAGGCCCTGGCACAGGTGGCGGTGGCGAGCTTCTCCAACCCGGAAGGGCTGGTCCGTTCGGGCGATACGATGTTTGAAGAATCGAGCAACTCGGGAACGGCTCAAGTCGGTACGGCCGGTCAAGGCGGACGGGGCAAAATCACTCCGGGAGCCACGGAAATGTCCAATGTCGATTTATCCCGGGAGTTTACCGAGATGATCGTCACCCAACGCGGTTTCCAAGCCAATTCCAAGATCATTACGACATCCGATGAAATGCTGCAAGATCTGGTGAATTTGAAACGTTAAAATGATGTGGGAGGGAGGTCTCCCTCCCTCCCATCTCGGTATGAAAAGGGGTAATCGGTTTGATTAAGATAACCCGACTCAACGGACAGGAAATAACGGTCAATCCTCATCTCATCGAAACGATTGAGGCAACGCCGGATACGGTGATCGCCTTGACGACCGGGAAAAAATTTGTGGTCACCGATTCGGTCGCCGAGATCACCGAGAAGATTATCGAGTACCGCAAAACGATCCACCGCTTCCAGGAAACCGATGGCGTTTTATAAGTTGCAAATATTTCAGCTGATTTAGGATAATGTTTTCAGTTTAATTCGAGGTGGTAGCAACATGAAGAATTTCTCTACAACCTTAGGAGTGGTCGGAGGATTTGCCTTACTGGCGATCGGAATTTCACTCAATGGATCGTTGCTGGGCTTTTTTGATGTGCCTTCGCTGTTCATTACTTTCGGGGGCTCCATCATGGCTTTATTGGTTAACTATTCGTTCGGCCAATTTGTAACCGCCTTTAAATCATTGAAGCAGGCATTTTTCCCGAAAGACGTGCGGCCGCAAGAACTGATTGACGCGATCGTCGGATATGCCAAAAAGGCTCGGCGAGATGGGATATTGTCGCTCGAAGACGAAACGCAGACGCTAGAGGATCCTTTTCTCAAAAAAGGAGTTCAGCTACTGGTGGATGGGACAGATCCGGAATTGGTGCGGAATATTCTTGAGGTTGAAATCGCCGTGATGGAAGAGCGTCACAAGAACAACAAGGCTTTTTATGACTCCTGGGCGGTTCTGGCTCCCGGTTTTGGAATGATCGGGACTGTTATCGGATTAATTCAGATGCTCGGTCATTTGGAGGATGTATCCAAGATTGGACCGGCCATGGCGGTTGCTTTGATTACCACCTTATATGGTGCGGTTTGGGCGAATCTTTTTTGTATCCCGGTTGCCGGCAAACTTGCCAAATTGAGTTCGGTGGAGATCATGATCCGGCAAATGATTGTCGAAGGAATTCTTTCGATTCAGGCCGGAGAGAACCCACGGCTGATTGGGGAGAAACTCATGGCTTTTCTGACCCCGGTCCAACGAGCCGAGTTTTTATCCCAAAGTGTCGGCCAAGGCAGAGCGCAAGAGGTGAGGTCCCTTGGTTAAGCGAAAGCCGAACGAACAGCCCGCCGGATTACCGATTTGGCTTCAGACTTATGGCGATATGGTCACCTTGGTCCTGACTTTCTTTGTTGCCTTATATGCAATGTCGTCGTTGGATCAACATAAGTATGACCAGATGTCCAATTCGTTGCGAATGGCGCTGAGCGGCGGTGCCGGGAATGGCAATATCGGTGTTTTAAAAAGTGGGAAATCCATTGTGGAAACAGGCCTGGCTCCGGTGACCTCCAACCCGCGGATGGGAGAGGCGGAGGCGCAGGCATGGCAGAACATGTATAGCTCGGTAAAATCGGTTATTGATCAAAATAATTTTCATGGCAGAGTGGAAGTTTCCTATAGCGAGTATGGCATAACCATCAGTTTTAAAGAGAAATCATTTTTTCAAATCGGATCCGCCGATATATTACGGGAAGCTTATTCATTGTTGAATGAGGTTGGAACGACCATCAACAAGCAGACTTATCCGATTCGAGTTGAGGGACATACCTGCGACCTGCCGATTAGCAATTCACGGTACCCGTCCAACTGGGAACTCTCGGTGATGCGCGCAGTGAATGTTGCGAAGTATCTGATCGAATCGGTCAAAATGGCGCCGGACCGGGTCGCGGTCGCCGGATATGGTCAATATCGACCGATCGTTCCAAATACTAACGAAGAAAATCGAGCACGCAACCGGCGTGTTGATATAATCATCATTAACAGTTTTTATAATCACCAAGAAGGACAAAGCAGGGGGATTCAAAATGGCAAACAATGAACCGAAAAGCAATAATATTTTAATTATCGGACTGTTTTCATTTTTAATCACCGTGGTCATTGCCGGAACATTTATCTTCATCACCTTTCGGCAGGTTGACAATCATGGAAATCAGCAAACTTCCACCGTTACCGCGGAAGAGATCGGCCCCTTGGTGCCGCTGGGTAGCGAGATTATTGTCAACATTCCCGCGGATGACGGGTCGGACCACTATTTGAAGGTCAATATCACCTTGGAAGTCAAATCCACCAAGGAAAATGAAGAAAAAGCCAAGGAAGAAGTCACCAAAAGAATCCCCCAGTTTCGTGACCTAATTATCAGTATTTTGTCAACTAAGACGAAAGAGAAAATTGGTGAAAAAGAAGGGAAAGACTCGCTTCGCAGCGAAATTATTGCGAGTATCAACCGCTATTTGATTGCTGGAAAAGTGAACAATTTGTTCTTTGAGGATTTTGTGGTTCAATAGTGGAGGTGTAACGGAAAAGTGGCTGAAGTTCTATCTCAAAGTGAAATTGATGCGTTGCTAGAAGCCCTTTCTTCCGGGACCCTCAAAGTCGATGAGGTAATCAGCGAGGAGAAGAAGAAAAAGGTTAAACCCTATGATTTCCGGCGTCCCAATAAACTCTCCAAAGATCAGCTCCGGACTCTGGTGATGTTACATGAGAATTTCGCCAGGTTACTTACAACTTCTTTATCCACTTACCTCAGAAGCATGGTCCGGGCCCAAGTCGTTTCTATCGACCAGCTAACCTACGAAGAGTTTACCAAATCCCTGAACAACCCGACGGTGATGACCATTATTTCGTTGAAGCCGTTGGAGGGCAACATTGTCATGGAACTCTCTCCGCAACTGGCTTTCGCAGTGGTCGACCGGTTGCTGGGGGGGCAAGGGAATTCGATCGAGAAGATCCGGGAATTGACCGACATTGAACAAACGGTCATTAAGCGGGTCATATTAAAGACCTTCACCAATCTGAAAGAAGCCTGGAAGGCAGTGATCGAGCTTGAGCCCGCCTATGAAACGCTCGAGTCCAATCCGTTATTTACCCAGATTGTACCCCCCGCGGATATGATTATCCTGGTTACGCTCGAGGTCCGGATCGCGGAGGCCTTTGGAATGATGAACATCTGCATGCCTTTTGTGGTGATCGAGCCGATTCTGGATCGTTTAAACGCCCAGGTTTGGTTCACCCGTAAGGATAAATCAGCGGGCTTCCACGACCTTACCGCTTTGCAAAACCGGCTTGGCCAGGCCAAGGTGCCGCTCATTGCAGAGCTGGGCCGAGCCCGGATCACGGTCGGCGAGTTG from Hydrogenispora ethanolica encodes the following:
- a CDS encoding flagellar hook-length control protein FliK yields the protein MPNVTFTPSLLPGFTENPAVPATNPSTGSSAGEGIKGNLSTQKSTGLAGAQDAPDSFGQIMTNTLTKKSAKVAPEAAGAGSEQPLSNQEIAIIAALNNAMGVPLLNPSVQPEETLGDVTESVASVELDATLPTCQVSSLEPVFPGNSQQAATFANLTSPVLPDDQGQTRALPSSETLPFSDVVSQQQTMVMFDETAAQNLSQDAIPLPEAEAFIPATPAPTLLPAEMAAGVAPLQSPTTVVSSAPAFIPLSGISGMLKNAGKMATAGKAEEASRVKTTTAESGPFFAEMVQGSVETQAESSVSWVGFQGQGKSAGMIGLNPVNLGISSQQSVQLSLQTTPNPTDGANSRADAQETATVEKPHIIDLPVLQSRFSIQKSNSNKSETEGFQMPLSAQPAVVPEQTHKATAEATQQVSREPVFSQIIEHARVMVDNGQSQMELTLKPEHLGKLQLKVELENHLITAKFVAESDQVKQIIETNLGQLRDSLQQNGVRVDSLTVVVGRESGSNAFEQFAEQQHQQQNPGYEGTYAQRETDDPSFSEALQPVVELDSMINLIA
- a CDS encoding flagellar hook capping FlgD N-terminal domain-containing protein; its protein translation is MAVSPVNDSTGVSSTTTRKTGDNLGKDDFLNLLVTQLRNQDPLNPMDDKDTIAQMAQFSALEQMQNLNSAFEMQQASGMIDKDIKAEVQNKNGISEVVYGRVTSVQKTDGVLYLNLSDGRQVKLDEVTKVLGTNGAWQEALTLVGHSVIMSINNGQDYVQVDITDAKTDDNGLIQLIGSDGKKYTMNQVYYVLPDPEETESGN
- a CDS encoding TIGR02530 family flagellar biosynthesis protein is translated as MSEKIFIRPPQIGPVGLPATSPKNSQISTAGPDFAAVFQEQLGIQSELKFSAHALKRLESRQIELSASDLSRIQDAVNKAESKGAKESLIVMDQAALVVSIKNRTVITAVDDSNLKDNIFTNIDSAIVLKS
- a CDS encoding flagellar hook protein FlgE codes for the protein MMRSMYAGVSGLQNHQTRMDVIGNNIANVNTIGFKAGRVNFADTLSQMLSGASAAQGNRGGINAMQVGLGVGLASIDVLQTQGNLQSTGKLTDLALQGDGFFMLTDGSRTYYTRAGNFNKEEDGRLTNSANGFVVQGWLADSAGNINTNSSVVPIQLPMGQSIPASATTSIEFGGNLDSDTNGELKYPPITIDDGAGHTCTVQITLTAIGFNKFQYQMTATNGVVANGSGTITLDENGMVDSATPSPSTITVTPNGGTAVAIAVPDSTNTIPGGQFSYTVGGVTKTTDAVYTAPKSFVTPTDVYDSLGNKHVITTTAVKVADNVWNWTSTVDGGTTPIGNGTFTFDLRGNLLSATGGPLTFSPMGAAPVTITPDFSDISQQKLADSALTSPKQDGYPMGELQSFNIDRYGRIIGVFSNGLSQALAQVAVASFSNPEGLVRSGDTMFEESSNSGTAQVGTAGQGGRGKITPGATEMSNVDLSREFTEMIVTQRGFQANSKIITTSDEMLQDLVNLKR
- a CDS encoding flagellar FlbD family protein, producing the protein MIKITRLNGQEITVNPHLIETIEATPDTVIALTTGKKFVVTDSVAEITEKIIEYRKTIHRFQETDGVL
- a CDS encoding motility protein A, whose translation is MKNFSTTLGVVGGFALLAIGISLNGSLLGFFDVPSLFITFGGSIMALLVNYSFGQFVTAFKSLKQAFFPKDVRPQELIDAIVGYAKKARRDGILSLEDETQTLEDPFLKKGVQLLVDGTDPELVRNILEVEIAVMEERHKNNKAFYDSWAVLAPGFGMIGTVIGLIQMLGHLEDVSKIGPAMAVALITTLYGAVWANLFCIPVAGKLAKLSSVEIMIRQMIVEGILSIQAGENPRLIGEKLMAFLTPVQRAEFLSQSVGQGRAQEVRSLG
- a CDS encoding OmpA/MotB family protein, with translation MVKRKPNEQPAGLPIWLQTYGDMVTLVLTFFVALYAMSSLDQHKYDQMSNSLRMALSGGAGNGNIGVLKSGKSIVETGLAPVTSNPRMGEAEAQAWQNMYSSVKSVIDQNNFHGRVEVSYSEYGITISFKEKSFFQIGSADILREAYSLLNEVGTTINKQTYPIRVEGHTCDLPISNSRYPSNWELSVMRAVNVAKYLIESVKMAPDRVAVAGYGQYRPIVPNTNEENRARNRRVDIIIINSFYNHQEGQSRGIQNGKQ
- a CDS encoding flagellar basal body-associated FliL family protein, which produces MANNEPKSNNILIIGLFSFLITVVIAGTFIFITFRQVDNHGNQQTSTVTAEEIGPLVPLGSEIIVNIPADDGSDHYLKVNITLEVKSTKENEEKAKEEVTKRIPQFRDLIISILSTKTKEKIGEKEGKDSLRSEIIASINRYLIAGKVNNLFFEDFVVQ
- the fliM gene encoding flagellar motor switch protein FliM — encoded protein: MAEVLSQSEIDALLEALSSGTLKVDEVISEEKKKKVKPYDFRRPNKLSKDQLRTLVMLHENFARLLTTSLSTYLRSMVRAQVVSIDQLTYEEFTKSLNNPTVMTIISLKPLEGNIVMELSPQLAFAVVDRLLGGQGNSIEKIRELTDIEQTVIKRVILKTFTNLKEAWKAVIELEPAYETLESNPLFTQIVPPADMIILVTLEVRIAEAFGMMNICMPFVVIEPILDRLNAQVWFTRKDKSAGFHDLTALQNRLGQAKVPLIAELGRARITVGELLNLGIGDVLQLDQSVKGLMDIKIANQVKFRGSPGVSGNKMAIQIGQILREEGN